A genome region from Pseudorca crassidens isolate mPseCra1 chromosome 20, mPseCra1.hap1, whole genome shotgun sequence includes the following:
- the ZNF784 gene encoding zinc finger protein 784: MAAARPEPRSPSSAAPEPRSPEPPDLVLVPDDSRPATPPSDLIEIQVVKVTDTTLVPEPPEPGSLHCALCPAVFRLVSELLFHEHGHLAGAEGGGQGGDPSRCHVCGHSCPGPASLRAHYSLHTGERPYRCPLCPRAFKALAPLLRHQHRHGVEPGTSQRPPEAAAAQEQRPGVPQERSEVVMAAAAAGAAVGKPFACRFCAKPFRRSSDMRDHERVHTGERPYHCGVCGKGFTQSSVLSGHARIHTGERPFRCTLCDRTFNNSSNFRKHQRTHFHGPGPGLGDSGSQLASGADGSGSGCGAGNTLEEGRGETAKVKVEIDQ; encoded by the exons ATGGCCGCTGCGCGCCCGGAGCCCCGGAGTCCGAGCTCAGCGGCCCCGGAGCCGAGATCCCCGGAGCCTCCGGACCTG GTCCTGGTGCCTGATGATAGCCGCCCGGCCACCCCCCCGAGTGACCTCATCGAGATCCAGGTGGTGAAGGTGACGGACACCACGCTGGTACCTGAGCCCCCGGAGCCAGGTTCTCTCCACTGTGCCTTGTGCCCAGCTGTCTTCCGGCTGGTCTCCGAGCTGCTGTTCCACGAACACGGCCACCTGGCGGGGGCTGAgggtggtgggcagggtggggaccCAAGCCGGTGTCATGTGTGTGGCCACAGCTGTCCAGGCCCCGCCAGCCTCCGTGCCCACTACAGCCTGCACACGGGAGAGCGGCCCTACCGCTGCCCGCTCTGCCCCCGGGCCTTCAAGGCCCTGGCACCTCTGCTGCGGCACCAGCACCGACACGGGGTGGAGCCGGGGACCTCTCAAAGGCCTccggaggcggcggcggctcAAGAACAGCGGCCCGGGGTGCCCCAGGAGAGGTCGGAGGTGGTGATGGCTGCGGCGGCCGCAGGCGCGGCGGTGGGGAAGCCTTTCGCCTGCAGGTTCTGCGCCAAGCCGTTCCGCCGCTCCTCAGACATGCGAGACCACGAGCGGGTGCACACGGGCGAGCGGCCCTACCACTGCGGCGTGTGCGGCAAGGGCTTCACCCAGTCCTCGGTGCTCAGCGGCCACGCCCGCATCCACACTGGCGAGCGCCCCTTCCGCTGCACCCTCTGCGATCGCACTTTCAACAACTCCTCCAACTTCCGAAAGCATCAGCGCACCCACTTCCACGGGCCGGGACCGGGGTTGGGAGACTCTGGAAGCCAGCTGGCATCGGGGGCCGACGGGTCAGGGAGTGGGTGTGGGGCAGGAAACACTCTGGAAGAGGGACGTGGGGAGACCGCCAAAGTGAAGGTGGAGATCGACCAGTAG
- the ZNF865 gene encoding zinc finger protein 865 — protein sequence MEANAAGSGAGGGGSSGLGGEDGVHFQSYPFDFLEFLNHQRFEPMELYGEHAKAVAALPCAPGPPPQPPPQPPPPQYDYPPQSTFKPKAEVPSSSSSSSSSSSSSSSQAKKPDPPLPPAFGAPPPPLFDAAFPAPQWGIVDLSGHQHLFGNLKRGGPATGPGATPGLAAPTGTPGPLPAPSQTPPGPTAGAACDPAKDDKGYFRRLKYLMERRFPCGVCQKSFKQSSHLVQHMLVHSGERPYECGVCGRTYNHVSSLIRHRRCHKDVPPAAGGPQQPGAPLPPLGLPAPAAAAAPTSASSGPPATPAAPADGNATPAAPAGLGVPPPAAAATGGGDGPFACTLCWKVFKKPSHLHQHQIIHTGEKPFSCSVCSKSFNRRESLKRHVKTHSADLLRLPCGICGKAFRDAAYLLKHQAAHAGAGAAGPRPVYPCDLCGKSYSAPQSLLRHKAAHAPPAAPDAPKDATASVPQPPPTFPSGPYLLPPDPPATDSEKAAAAAAAVVYGAVPVPLLGAHPLLLGGAGTSGAGASGASVPGKTFCCGICGRGFGRRETLKRHERIHTGEKPHQCPVCGKRFRESFHLSKHHVVHTRERPYKCELCGKVFGYPQSLTRHRQVHRLQLPCALAGAAGLPASQGATGSCGPGASATSGGAADGLSYACSDCGEHFPDLFHVMSHKEAHMAEKPYGCDACGKTFGFIENLMWHKLVHQAAPERLLPPAPGGPQPSDGSSSTDAANVLDNGLAGEVGAAVAALAGVSGGDDASGAAVAGGGGAAGAGPERFSCATCGQSFKHFLGLVTHKYVHLVRRTLGCGLCGQSFAGAYDLLLHRRSHRQKRGFRCPVCGKRFWEAALLMRHQRCHTEQRPYRCGVCGRGFLRSWYLRQHRVVHTGERAFKCGVCAKRFAQSSSLAEHRRLHAVARPQRCGACGKTFRYRSNLLEHQRLHLGERAYRCEHCGKGFFYLSSVLRHQRAHEPPRPELRCPACLKAFKDPGYFRKHLAAHQGGRPFRCSSCGEGFANTYGLKKHRLAHKAEGLGGPGAGTGTLPGKDA from the coding sequence ATGGAGGCCAACGCAGCGGGCAGCGGCGCCGGGGGCGGCGGGAGCAGCGGCCTAGGGGGCGAGGACGGGGTTCACTTCCAGAGCTACCCCTTCGACTTCCTGGAGTTCCTCAACCACCAGCGCTTTGAGCCCATGGAACTGTACGGGGAGCACGCCAAGGCAGTGGCGGCGCTGCCCTGCGCCCCCGGGCccccgccgcagccgccgccccAGCCGCCACCCCCGCAGTACGACTACCCGCCCCAGTCCACCTTCAAACCCAAGGCCGAGGTGCCCTCCTCATCCTCGTCGTCCTCGTCGTCCTCTTCGTCGTCGTCCTCCCAAGCCAAGAAGCCCGACCCGCCCCTGCCGCCCGCCTTCGGGGCGCCCCCTCCTCCGCTCTTCGATGCCGCCTTCCCGGCCCCGCAGTGGGGCATCGTCGACCTCTCGGGACACCAGCACCTGTTCGGGAACCTGAAGCGCGGAGGGCCGGCAACCGGGCCGGGGGCGACGCCGGGGCTAGCTGCCCCCACGGGGACGCCCGGGCCGCTCCCCGCGCCCTCGCAGACGCCGCCGGGCCCCACCGCGGGGGCGGCCTGCGATCCAGCCAAGGACGACAAGGGCTACTTCCGGAGGCTGAAGTACCTGATGGAGCGGCGCTTCCCCTGCGGCGTGTGCCAGAAGTCCTTCAAGCAGTCCTCGCACCTGGTCCAGCACATGCTGGTGCACTCGGGGGAGAGGCCATACGAGTGCGGCGTCTGCGGCCGCACCTACAACCACGTCTCCAGCCTCATCCGCCACCGCCGCTGCCACAAGGACGTGCCGCCGGCCGCGGGGGGCCCGCAGCAGCCAGGCGCCCCACTCCCACCGCTGGGCCTgcccgcgcccgccgccgccgccgcccccaccTCGGCGTCCTCCGGACCCCCGGCCacgcccgccgcccccgccgaCGGCAACGCGACCCCCGCCGCCCCTGCGGGTCTGGGGGTACCCcctccggcggcggcggcgacaggGGGTGGCGACGGCCCGTTCGCCTGCACGCTCTGCTGGAAGGTGTTCAAGAAGCCCAGCCACCTGCACCAGCACCAGATCATCCACACGGGCGAGAAGCCCTTCTCGTGCTCCGTGTGCAGCAAGAGCTTCAACCGCAGGGAGAGCCTCAAGCGGCACGTGAAGACGCACTCCGCCGACCTGCTGCGCCTGCCCTGCGGCATCTGCGGGAAGGCCTTCCGCGACGCTGCTTACCTGCTCAAGCACCAGGCGGCCCACGCGGGCGCGGGCGCGGCGGGGCCGAGGCCCGTGTACCCCTGCGACCTGTGCGGCAAGTCCTACTCGGCGCCCCAGAGCCTGCTGCGGCACAAGGCTGCCCACGCCCCGCCCGCGGCCCCCGACGCGCCCAAGGACGCGACGGCCTCTGTCCCGCAGCCCCCGCCCACCTTCCCCTCGGGACCCTACCTCCTACCCCCCGACCCCCCGGCCACAGACAGCGAgaaggcggcggcggccgcggcggcggtgGTGTACGGCGCCGTGCCCGTCCCGCTCCTGGGCGCTCACCCGCTGCTGCTCGGCGGGGCCGGTACCAGCGGGGCTGGAGCCTCGGGCGCCAGCGTCCCCGGCAAGACGTTCTGCTGCGGCATCTGCGGGCGCGGCTTCGGGCGCCGCGAGACGCTGAAGCGCCACGAGCGCATCCACACGGGCGAGAAGCCACACCAGTGCCCGGTGTGCGGGAAGCGCTTCCGCGAGTCCTTCCACTTGAGCAAGCACCACGTGGTGCACACCCGCGAGCGGCCCTACAAGTGCGAGCTGTGCGGCAAGGTCTTCGGCTACCCGCAGAGCCTCACCCGCCACCGCCAGGTGCACCGGCTCCAGCTGCCCTGCGCCCTGGCCGGGGCCGCTGGCCTCCCCGCCAGCCAGGGCGCGACGGGGTCCTGTGGCCCGGGCGCTTCGGCCACGTCCGGGGGCGCCGCCGATGGACTGAGCTATGCCTGCTCGGACTGCGGCGAGCACTTCCCGGACCTCTTCCACGTCATGAGCCACAAGGAGGCGCACATGGCGGAGAAGCCGTACGGCTGCGACGCCTGCGGCAAGACGTTCGGCTTCATTGAGAACCTTATGTGGCACAAGCTGGTCCACCAGGCTGCTCCCGAGCGCCTGCTCCCGCCCGCGCCCGGCGGCCCCCAGCCCTCGGATGGCTCCAGCAGCACCGATGCGGCCAACGTGCTGGACAACGGGCTGGCCGGGGAGGTGGGGGCGGCCGTGGCGGCGCTGGCAGGGGTGTCTGGGGGTGACGATGCGAGTGGGGCGGCGGTGGCCGGGGGCGGCGGGGCTGCTGGTGCGGGCCCCGAGCGCTTCAGTTGTGCCACGTGCGGCCAGAGCTTCAAGCACTTCCTGGGCCTCGTGACTCACAAGTACGTGCACCTGGTGCGGCGGACCCTGGGCTGCGGCCTCTGCGGCCAGAGCTTCGCGGGTGCCTACGACCTGCTCCTGCATCGCCGCAGCCACCGGCAGAAGCGGGGCTTCCGCTGCCCGGTGTGCGGCAAGCGCTTCTGGGAGGCGGCCCTGCTGATGCGCCACCAGCGCTGCCACACGGAGCAACGGCCTTACCGGTGCGGCGTGTGTGGCCGAGGCTTCCTGCGCTCCTGGTACCTGCGGCAGCACCGCGTGGTGCACACGGGCGAGCGGGCCTTCAAGTGCGGCGTGTGCGCCAAGCGCTTCGCGCAGTCGTCCAGCCTGGCGGAGCATCGGCGGCTGCACGCGGTGGCCCGGCCCCAGCGCTGCGGCGCCTGCGGCAAGACCTTCCGCTACCGCTCCAACCTGCTGGAGCACCAGCGGCTGCACCTGGGCGAGCGCGCCTACCGCTGCGAGCACTGCGGCAAGGGCTTCTTCTACCTGAGCTCCGTGCTGCGCCACCAGCGCGCACACGAGCCGCCGCGGCCCGAGCTCCGCTGTCCCGCCTGCCTCAAGGCCTTCAAGGATCCTGGCTACTTCCGTAAGCACCTGGCGGCTCACCAGGGCGGCCGGCCCTTCCGCTGCTCCTCCTGCGGTGAGGGTTTCGCCAACACCTATGGCCTCAAGAAACACCGCCTGGCCCACAAGGCCGAGGGCCTCGGGGGGCCTGGAGCAGGGACGGGCACCTTGCCCGGGAAGGATGCCTGA